The Coprobacillus cateniformis DNA window TCTTCTACTAACAATACCTTCATCTATGACACCTCATTCCCTTTTCATTATAATATAAATTTGTGAAAAAATTATGTAAATAACAAAGAAAAGATGATTTCCTTTAAAGAAATCATCTTTTCACCCCTAGGAATCTACTCCTTCTTTTAAAATAATAGAAATATTTTTTTGACGAAGATTCTTCATTTTTATAAATAAGACAATAATATATAAACTATAACAAACTATAATATATCCTAATATTCTTAAATAATTTATATCTTGATGAAGAAAAACAAACAAGATTATCCATATACACATAAGAAATGGAATGATAATAACTAAATATTTTAATTTTTCTGTAAAATAATTTTTTTTAATCTCAGACATTGGAACTCCTACTGCATGAAGAATTGACAAACTTGTTAAATTTTTTGTTACATCTTTCCATGTTATATAAATAATATAGATAATGGTCACAATTCCTAAGATAATTTGAATTATCATAAACATGAATTGATACAAGCTCTTTTGACCGAGATTATCTTGTTGCTCTGAGAAAATAGAATGTTGAATTGAAAAATCATTATTTTTTATTAATGATTGAAAATAATGTTCTACATCTGTTCCACACTGAAGTTCATAAAAATCACTATTTTGCATTAAATAATCATATTGTGTAGGAAATTCAACTGTAAACTTCTTTTCTTTTAGATAACTATTGACTCCATTATAAGAGTAATAGATTTGCTTTAAATCATTAACATCTTCCTGAACAATATTAATAATTTGAAACTGAATTGTATATTGACTTTGTCCTAATTGATAGTTTAAATCTAATTTATAATTGATAAGTTCTTGGTCAGTTAGTTGAAATTGATTTTTGAGAATATCTGCTACATTTTGATTAATAAGAATTTCATTTTGTTTTAGGTGAATATGGGAAACACTATCATCTACACTTTGAGGATAAATATTTATTTTAACAAGTTTATTCTTTATGGGAACAGAACTAAATTCGAGAATAGGCCTTTTCGCCTGACTATATCTATTCAAAATATCCGAATTATGACCATAAGTTTTTACATAAATACTATTCTTATTAACCGCTATACCATCTTTGTTTTCAACAAAGAGATTTGTTCCTATTTGGTTAATAGTCAGTTGCATTAAAATTAAAAGACTCATAAAGATTGTTTGCAACATGGTTCTTTTATGTATAATCTTATGTATAATCTGTCTTGTTTTATGGGAATTAACATTAGAATTATTTTTTATTATTCTCATTGTCTTCATTTGATGATGTTGATCTTTAAGATAAAGTTGATAATCTTTGAGTTCATAATGATAATCATAATAATTTTTTAATAATAAAGTTTCATGAGATGCAACAATAACAACATGATCATGAGAAAGCTTTTTTAAAAGATTCAAAACTCGTTCTTTATTATCTATATCTAATGATTCAGTTGGTTCATCACAAATAATAATCTGTGGCTGACAAAATAACGCTCTTGCTATTCCAACTCTTTGCCTTTGCCCTTGTGATAATTCTTTAGGATACCTGCTTAATAAGTCTGTAATATTCAGTTGCTGTAAAATATCTGTGCAATACTCATTTTCATCATGTATCATTATGATATTTTCTTGAACTGTCAATTCATCTATAAGTTCATAGTTTTGAAAAATACATGCTATAGATACATCTGAATCTATACATCTCTCTCCATTATCAACATCTTCATATCCGGCTAATATATTTAAAAGTGTAGATTTCCCACTTCCACTACTCCCAGATATAAAATAGAAACCACAGTATGAAAAATTAAAATTAAGATTTTGAAAAAGGACATGCTTATCAAATGTTTTATGAATGTTTTTGAGTTC harbors:
- a CDS encoding ATP-binding cassette domain-containing protein; this translates as MHLELKNIHKTFDKHVLFQNLNFNFSYCGFYFISGSSGSGKSTLLNILAGYEDVDNGERCIDSDVSIACIFQNYELIDELTVQENIIMIHDENEYCTDILQQLNITDLLSRYPKELSQGQRQRVGIARALFCQPQIIICDEPTESLDIDNKERVLNLLKKLSHDHVVIVASHETLLLKNYYDYHYELKDYQLYLKDQHHQMKTMRIIKNNSNVNSHKTRQIIHKIIHKRTMLQTIFMSLLILMQLTINQIGTNLFVENKDGIAVNKNSIYVKTYGHNSDILNRYSQAKRPILEFSSVPIKNKLVKINIYPQSVDDSVSHIHLKQNEILINQNVADILKNQFQLTDQELINYKLDLNYQLGQSQYTIQFQIINIVQEDVNDLKQIYYSYNGVNSYLKEKKFTVEFPTQYDYLMQNSDFYELQCGTDVEHYFQSLIKNNDFSIQHSIFSEQQDNLGQKSLYQFMFMIIQIILGIVTIIYIIYITWKDVTKNLTSLSILHAVGVPMSEIKKNYFTEKLKYLVIIIPFLMCIWIILFVFLHQDINYLRILGYIIVCYSLYIIVLFIKMKNLRQKNISIILKEGVDS